TGAAGTCGGCATGAACCGCATCCTGGTTTTCCGGAATTACCGGTTTTACCAGTCCGCCTATGACGAGGACGGACGGGGTACGACCCTCTCCGTTTCGTATGATCCGTGGGGCATCGGCATCACCTATGCCGGGTACGGGCTGCTGCTCGTTTCCATGCTGGCGTTCCTGTGCGACAGGCGCGGGGGGGTCAGGCGGTTGTTGCGCAGCCCTGCGCTCCGCAAGGCGGCGCTGTGCCTTGTCCTCTGTACGGCGGCCGTACAGGGTGCCCGGGCGGCTGACACCTTGCCGCAGACGCTTCCGCGCGAGGTCGCCGCGGAATTGGGCGACCTGTATGTCTACTACAACGACCGTATCTGTCCGTTGCAGACCCTGGCTAAGGATTTTACGGTGAAACTCTGCGGGAAGAGCCGCTACCGGGGACTTACGCCCGAGCAGGTGCTTTCCGGCTGGCTGTTCTATTACGACGACTGGAAACGCGAACCGATGATCCGCATCAGGAGTGCCGGGGCACGCCGCCTGCTGGAGGTCGGCGGGCGTTATGCGCGGCTGTCGGATTTCCGCAACCGGGTCAACGAATACCGGCTCGAAGGGGCTGCCGGGCGTCCGGCGGGCGAGGCCGATGAGAAATTCAACATCATCGGGATGGTCTGCACGGGCAGTATGCTGCGGATTTTTCCCTATACCGACCCTTCGGACAGCCTGCTGCGCTGGGCGTCGCAGGTCGACGACCTGCCGCGGGAGCTGCCTTACGGGCAGGCGCTCTTTATCGGCCGGGCGATGAACTACGTCAGCGAACTGGTCGTAAAACGGGATTGGGCGGGGGTCGCAGGGGTGTTGCGCAAGATCCGCAACTACCAGCAGAAGGAGGGCGGGGCGCATATGCCTTCCGGGCTGCGTTTCCGTGCCGAAAAACTCTATAACAGGCTCGATTGGTCGCTGCCGCTCGCCGCGGCATTCATCCTGATCGGGATCGGAGGATTCCTCGAAGCCTGCCGCCGGATGGTGCGCGGGCGGGCTTTCGGGGCGAAAACCCGGGGCTGGCTCCTTGCGGGCGTTGCCGCCGGAGGACTGTATCTTACGCTGATGCTGGCGCTGCGGGGCTATGTCAGCGGCCACTGGCCTGTTTCGAACGGCTATGAAACGATGCGCTTCATGGCATGGTGTACGCTGCTGCTCACGCTGCTCTTCGCCCGCCGCTTCCTGTTCCTGCTGCCTTTCGGTTACCTGGTCGCCGGGCTGTCGCTGATGGTTTCGATGATGGGGGAGTCGAACCCTCAGATCACGCAGCTGATGCCGGTTCTCGACTCGCCGCTGCTCTGCATCCATGTGATGCTGGTCATGGTGGCCTATGCGTTGCTGGCGTTCGTCATGTTCGGCGGCGTGGCAGGGGTCGTCCTGCACCGCCGCGCCCGCGGGGTGGCCG
This Alistipes onderdonkii DNA region includes the following protein-coding sequences:
- the ccsA gene encoding cytochrome c biogenesis protein CcsA, with amino-acid sequence MKLLKRLAFGLLGAVMAVLVTATVLEKIYGTDFVAAHIYGAGWFAALWGALTLVALACLFRRKLWRRPAVLLLHLSFAVILAGASVTWLFGRQGTLHLRTGDPGATAFAGRDGSEQILPFRARLDDFRIEYYAGTRAPMDFVSLLTLTADDGSLHGEVGMNRILVFRNYRFYQSAYDEDGRGTTLSVSYDPWGIGITYAGYGLLLVSMLAFLCDRRGGVRRLLRSPALRKAALCLVLCTAAVQGARAADTLPQTLPREVAAELGDLYVYYNDRICPLQTLAKDFTVKLCGKSRYRGLTPEQVLSGWLFYYDDWKREPMIRIRSAGARRLLEVGGRYARLSDFRNRVNEYRLEGAAGRPAGEADEKFNIIGMVCTGSMLRIFPYTDPSDSLLRWASQVDDLPRELPYGQALFIGRAMNYVSELVVKRDWAGVAGVLRKIRNYQQKEGGAHMPSGLRFRAEKLYNRLDWSLPLAAAFILIGIGGFLEACRRMVRGRAFGAKTRGWLLAGVAAGGLYLTLMLALRGYVSGHWPVSNGYETMRFMAWCTLLLTLLFARRFLFLLPFGYLVAGLSLMVSMMGESNPQITQLMPVLDSPLLCIHVMLVMVAYALLAFVMFGGVAGVVLHRRARGVAAQLQAVSWLMLYPAVFCLAAGIFVGAVWANVSWGRYWGWDPKEVWALVTLLVYALPLHAGSLPWFRRPLFFHWFCIAAFLSVLVTYFGVNFLLGGMHSYAG